In a genomic window of Prochlorococcus marinus subsp. marinus str. CCMP1375:
- a CDS encoding SulP family inorganic anion transporter: MLIKTKSTVLEEWFSNPRKDILSGLVVAFAMIPEAIAFSGIAGVDPQVGLFGAFCLSITIALIGGRMGMITSATGSTALLMTGVVATGNAQGNGLGLSYLIAAGLLTGIFQIIWGYLRLAYQMRFVPTGVLSGFVNALALLIFQAQLPQMGLNFHYGEEIAKGQAEQVLPVGIQIPIVWLLIALGLLIIYGLPKITKVIPSQLVAILIITIISIQLPIDIPTVKDLGQLPIGLPSFELPFGSIADGKVPFNLETFGIVLPTALAISLVGLMETFLTQDIIDDITDTNSNKNTEARGQGIANIVSSLFGGMAGCALVGQSVMNAENGGRSRLSTFSSGISLLIMILLCKQWLEQIPMAALVAVMITIAISTADTNGLKNISKIPRSDTAVMIMTFSVTMLTTPHNLALGVIAGVALAGILFSRKVAKVIRVTSYKNDNNEIIYEVSGQLFFVSKIYFLQGFDTHDHPKTIKIDMSEAHIWDQSGVTALDQIIRKLSLGGSNVEVIGLNKESLDLFDRLGGQEPSHG; the protein is encoded by the coding sequence ATGCTGATTAAAACAAAGTCAACTGTTTTAGAAGAATGGTTTTCTAATCCAAGAAAAGATATTTTATCTGGCCTTGTAGTTGCATTTGCAATGATTCCTGAGGCCATAGCATTCTCAGGTATAGCTGGAGTGGATCCACAAGTAGGGCTCTTTGGAGCCTTTTGCCTTTCCATAACAATCGCGCTCATCGGCGGAAGAATGGGCATGATCACATCAGCAACAGGTTCCACAGCTCTTTTAATGACTGGTGTTGTAGCAACAGGTAATGCACAAGGTAATGGTCTAGGTCTTTCTTATTTAATTGCTGCTGGTTTATTAACTGGAATTTTCCAAATCATATGGGGCTATTTACGTCTTGCTTATCAAATGCGGTTTGTCCCAACTGGCGTATTAAGTGGTTTTGTAAATGCTCTAGCTTTACTTATATTTCAGGCTCAACTTCCACAAATGGGGCTGAATTTTCACTATGGAGAAGAAATTGCTAAAGGCCAGGCTGAACAAGTTTTACCTGTAGGAATTCAAATTCCAATTGTATGGCTATTAATAGCTTTAGGTTTATTAATTATTTATGGATTACCTAAAATAACTAAAGTTATACCTTCCCAGTTAGTTGCAATTCTAATAATTACAATAATTTCCATTCAGCTTCCTATTGATATTCCAACAGTCAAAGACTTAGGGCAATTACCAATAGGCCTACCTAGTTTTGAATTGCCTTTCGGTTCTATTGCTGATGGGAAAGTACCATTTAACTTAGAAACTTTTGGCATTGTCCTTCCAACAGCATTAGCGATATCTCTAGTTGGATTAATGGAGACTTTTTTAACTCAGGATATTATTGATGATATTACAGATACAAACTCAAACAAAAATACTGAGGCCCGAGGGCAAGGAATTGCCAACATTGTTTCATCTCTATTTGGGGGCATGGCTGGATGTGCATTAGTAGGCCAATCAGTTATGAATGCAGAGAATGGAGGCAGATCTAGACTTTCAACATTTTCTTCCGGTATAAGTCTTCTAATAATGATTTTATTATGTAAGCAATGGTTAGAGCAGATCCCAATGGCAGCATTGGTTGCAGTAATGATTACTATTGCTATAAGCACAGCTGATACTAATGGACTAAAAAATATATCAAAGATACCTAGAAGTGATACTGCAGTGATGATTATGACTTTCTCGGTGACAATGTTAACTACGCCACATAATCTTGCATTAGGAGTTATAGCAGGTGTTGCTTTAGCTGGAATATTATTTAGTAGGAAAGTCGCTAAAGTTATACGCGTAACATCATATAAGAATGATAATAATGAAATAATTTATGAGGTTTCAGGTCAGTTATTTTTCGTTAGCAAAATATATTTCCTTCAAGGATTTGATACTCATGACCACCCCAAAACAATAAAAATAGATATGTCTGAAGCACACATATGGGATCAAAGTGGAGTAACAGCTCTTGACCAAATAATAAGAAAGCTTAGTCTTGGCGGATCAAACGTAGAAGTAATAGGGCTAAACAAGGAAAGTCTTGATCTTTTTGATAGGTTAGGGGGACAAGAACCGTCACACGGTTAA
- a CDS encoding FAD-binding oxidoreductase — protein MNNIDNDLIFQNTQAQDFNIAGIYKDINSELLEMIKNDLLHPKPLMICGGGTSSQCAAKGHWTLDFRHRFQAIKLDTSNNQVVIEAGVRMENLIEKLSDFNRTFPIGISGVTGLGYILTGGISPLSRKYGLAIDQVLEIHGYWGNGNKFALSKPNSSSSDQEKLKWKVLCGAAPFVAIITHLKLKTYKLKPLGLWESTLSSKQLAETIEMAEKWPNSASLYWIWGNTIKAYGVCEFDGENNHESFTKILNQIPKSKDFNISNAKNLNHLKRLKPQLIGQSLYEKQYSEVLGLLGPSINKKASDVLNVIEEIMNKRPNENSYICAQQLGGATKYSTKELSSFVHKDAIWKPWITGSWKANDIKSKEKSLLWIENSWDSLKDYFPGVHLAQLHPHLNWHQKEINAAFKEWLPKLRQFKSEYDPKGILPPL, from the coding sequence GTGAACAATATTGATAACGATCTGATATTCCAAAATACTCAGGCACAGGATTTTAATATTGCTGGAATTTATAAGGACATAAATTCAGAACTATTAGAAATGATAAAAAATGATCTACTACATCCAAAACCATTAATGATATGTGGAGGAGGCACATCAAGCCAATGTGCGGCCAAAGGTCATTGGACACTTGATTTCCGTCATAGATTTCAAGCCATTAAATTAGACACCTCAAACAATCAGGTTGTTATAGAAGCAGGCGTAAGAATGGAAAACCTTATTGAAAAACTGTCAGACTTTAATAGGACTTTCCCTATAGGAATATCCGGAGTTACTGGCCTTGGATATATTTTGACAGGAGGAATTAGTCCATTGAGCAGAAAATATGGATTAGCTATAGATCAAGTTCTTGAGATACATGGCTACTGGGGAAATGGTAATAAGTTTGCTTTATCTAAGCCTAATTCAAGTTCAAGTGATCAAGAAAAGTTAAAATGGAAAGTTCTTTGTGGAGCAGCACCATTTGTTGCAATAATTACTCATTTAAAGCTTAAAACTTATAAATTAAAACCATTAGGTTTATGGGAGTCGACATTATCCTCTAAGCAACTTGCTGAAACAATAGAAATGGCCGAGAAATGGCCTAATTCAGCAAGCCTATATTGGATTTGGGGCAATACAATAAAAGCTTATGGAGTATGCGAGTTTGACGGAGAAAATAATCATGAAAGTTTCACAAAAATATTAAATCAAATACCTAAATCAAAAGATTTTAATATATCTAATGCAAAAAATCTTAATCATTTAAAGAGATTGAAGCCACAGCTTATTGGTCAATCACTTTACGAAAAACAATATTCAGAAGTTCTTGGACTACTTGGCCCATCAATAAATAAAAAAGCTTCAGATGTTTTGAATGTAATAGAAGAAATAATGAATAAACGACCAAATGAAAATTCTTACATTTGTGCCCAACAGCTAGGAGGTGCTACTAAATATTCAACAAAAGAGTTAAGCTCATTTGTTCACAAAGATGCAATCTGGAAGCCTTGGATTACTGGTTCATGGAAAGCAAATGATATTAAAAGTAAAGAGAAAAGCCTTTTATGGATCGAGAATTCATGGGATTCACTTAAAGATTATTTCCCTGGAGTTCATTTAGCACAACTTCACCCTCACTTAAACTGGCACCAAAAAGAAATCAATGCTGCCTTTAAAGAATGGCTTCCAAAGTTAAGGCAATTCAAATCAGAATATGATCCAAAAGGTATTTTGCCACCTCTTTGA
- a CDS encoding sirohydrochlorin chelatase: MISGLFDKLDSNIGILIIGHGSRNSHATDEFATLAERIKASLSNIPVEYGYLEFSCPTIANALDTLRGNSVKKVIALPAMLFAAGHAKNDIPAVLNDYSLKTGLEIIYGRELGIDNSMVCAAGERIKESINSKSEFPLNKTLLVVVGRGSSDPDANSNVSKLTRMLVESFGFAWGETVYSGVTFPLVEPGLRKLVKLGFSRIVVFPYFLFSGVLVSRIRKYVQLVALDNPDIEFINAGYLGNHSKVRETFISRISEAFTGENTMNCSLCKYRSNLLGFESEVGLPQVSHHNHVEGLMQSCNLCEIECTGECDSQEKTSLNEHEHEHEHPIYPHSQHPFGPVTLRNSKRT; this comes from the coding sequence TTGATTTCAGGGCTTTTTGATAAATTAGATTCCAACATAGGAATACTTATTATTGGCCATGGGAGCAGAAACTCGCATGCAACAGATGAATTTGCAACATTAGCTGAGCGTATAAAAGCTTCATTATCCAATATTCCTGTTGAATACGGTTACTTAGAGTTTTCTTGCCCAACAATTGCAAATGCTTTAGATACTCTTAGAGGAAATTCAGTTAAAAAGGTTATTGCCTTACCTGCAATGTTATTTGCTGCAGGTCATGCTAAGAATGATATCCCGGCTGTATTAAATGATTATTCTCTGAAAACTGGATTGGAAATAATTTATGGCAGAGAACTTGGTATAGATAACTCTATGGTATGTGCTGCTGGAGAAAGAATAAAAGAATCAATTAATTCTAAATCTGAATTTCCTTTGAATAAAACATTATTAGTTGTTGTAGGAAGAGGTTCTTCAGACCCTGATGCTAATTCTAACGTTTCTAAGTTAACAAGAATGCTTGTAGAATCCTTTGGATTTGCCTGGGGTGAAACTGTTTATTCGGGTGTTACCTTCCCTCTTGTTGAGCCTGGGTTGAGGAAATTGGTTAAATTAGGATTCAGTAGAATAGTTGTTTTCCCTTATTTTTTATTCTCGGGAGTGCTAGTTAGCAGAATACGCAAATATGTTCAGTTAGTTGCTCTTGATAACCCTGATATTGAATTTATAAATGCTGGTTATTTGGGGAATCATTCAAAAGTAAGAGAGACATTTATATCAAGGATTAGTGAGGCTTTTACTGGAGAGAACACAATGAATTGCTCACTATGTAAATACAGATCAAATTTGTTGGGCTTTGAGAGTGAGGTTGGATTACCGCAAGTTAGCCATCACAACCATGTAGAAGGATTAATGCAATCATGCAATTTGTGCGAAATTGAATGTACTGGAGAATGTGACTCTCAAGAAAAAACCTCTTTAAATGAGCATGAGCATGAGCATGAGCATCCAATCTATCCTCACTCTCAGCATCCTTTTGGCCCAGTCACGCTTCGCAATTCAAAAAGAACTTAA
- a CDS encoding DUF2811 domain-containing protein, with protein MDIAQFSINELTTENVACETSSVSLEAEIPEALYKGMKDFIGANPNWDQYRLMSSALANFLFQNGCDDRAVTERYLNDLFAMTDS; from the coding sequence ATGGACATTGCTCAATTTTCAATAAATGAACTAACTACAGAGAATGTTGCTTGCGAAACATCCTCTGTAAGCCTTGAGGCAGAAATACCTGAAGCTCTTTATAAAGGAATGAAAGACTTTATAGGGGCAAACCCAAATTGGGATCAATATCGTTTAATGAGCTCAGCATTGGCTAATTTTCTTTTTCAAAATGGATGTGATGATAGGGCTGTGACAGAAAGATATTTAAATGATTTGTTTGCTATGACTGATTCTTGA
- a CDS encoding GMC oxidoreductase has translation MLRHPFEAVVIGSGATGGVAALTLAQIGLRVLVIEAGPELTSKEALGSEPQNTFKRINRIICGEVKVQAQHPGYWKNNPSLYINEKDNQYITPKNNEFIWTQGRQVGGRSLTWGGITLRLSESDFCSAKIDNFGPEWPINYMDLEKHYSYLEKLLKVHGNRDGLEQLPDGHYLKSLPFTASEQIFKNNLTKSLNYPMIHSRGFGGHDIIKDGLWPRYSSVGSTLKQAIKTGKVELLTNHIVEYISLDSSQKLANGLHVINIQTKEREKLDCKLIILCASTIQSLKILLNSSENIRSKGLIDPSGKLGSYLMDHISTCRFFSIKNDQEQEKTKLHKLTGAGSFFIPFGKNLDTNIKVDFLRGYGIWGGIDRFEPPDFIKTKTKTKTGFLIGHGEVLPYEENKVSLSKQLDKWEIPIPNIDFRWKDNELRMVNHMNISIENCIKASGGEVEPIHDLIRIPFLKEISQKALALQDSPPPPGYYVHEVGGAPMGTRQENSVLDKWNRLWQCKNILVVDGSCWPTSSWQSPTLTMMAITRRACIESIKNQS, from the coding sequence GTGCTCAGACATCCATTTGAAGCAGTTGTAATTGGCTCTGGCGCAACGGGTGGGGTCGCCGCTCTTACTCTTGCACAAATAGGCTTGCGTGTTCTAGTTATTGAGGCAGGACCAGAATTAACATCAAAGGAAGCATTAGGTTCAGAGCCTCAAAATACTTTTAAAAGGATAAATAGAATAATATGTGGAGAAGTGAAGGTACAAGCTCAACATCCAGGATATTGGAAAAACAATCCTTCCTTATATATTAATGAAAAGGATAATCAATACATAACACCTAAAAACAATGAATTTATATGGACTCAAGGACGACAGGTTGGAGGAAGAAGTTTAACTTGGGGAGGAATTACTTTAAGGCTTTCAGAATCTGATTTTTGTTCAGCAAAAATAGATAATTTTGGCCCAGAATGGCCAATAAATTATATGGATCTTGAAAAGCATTACTCATACTTAGAGAAATTATTAAAAGTACACGGCAATAGAGATGGACTGGAGCAATTACCGGATGGTCATTATTTAAAGAGCTTACCTTTTACAGCCTCTGAGCAGATTTTTAAAAATAATCTAACTAAGTCATTGAACTATCCAATGATTCATTCGAGAGGTTTTGGAGGTCATGATATAATTAAAGATGGTCTATGGCCTAGATATAGCAGTGTTGGTAGTACACTTAAACAAGCCATTAAAACAGGTAAAGTTGAGCTTCTAACAAATCATATTGTTGAATATATTTCATTGGATAGCTCACAAAAGTTAGCAAATGGTTTACATGTTATAAATATACAAACCAAGGAAAGAGAAAAACTTGATTGTAAATTAATAATATTATGTGCTTCAACTATTCAAAGTCTTAAAATATTGCTGAACTCATCTGAAAATATAAGGAGTAAGGGACTAATTGACCCTTCAGGTAAATTAGGTTCTTATTTAATGGACCATATATCAACATGCCGTTTTTTCTCAATAAAAAATGATCAAGAGCAAGAAAAAACAAAGCTTCATAAATTAACTGGAGCAGGTAGTTTCTTTATACCATTTGGAAAAAATCTAGATACCAATATTAAAGTTGATTTTCTCCGTGGCTATGGAATTTGGGGGGGCATTGACCGTTTCGAGCCTCCAGATTTTATTAAAACAAAAACTAAAACAAAAACAGGATTTCTAATAGGTCATGGTGAAGTTTTACCTTATGAAGAAAACAAAGTGAGTCTCTCTAAGCAATTAGACAAGTGGGAAATACCTATACCTAATATTGACTTTAGGTGGAAAGATAATGAACTAAGAATGGTTAATCATATGAATATTTCAATAGAAAATTGTATAAAAGCAAGCGGTGGTGAAGTAGAACCCATTCATGATCTTATAAGGATTCCATTTTTAAAAGAAATTTCCCAAAAAGCCCTAGCTCTTCAAGATTCGCCTCCACCACCAGGTTATTACGTCCACGAAGTGGGCGGAGCACCTATGGGAACAAGGCAGGAAAATAGTGTTCTAGATAAATGGAATAGGCTATGGCAATGCAAAAATATTCTTGTAGTAGATGGTTCTTGCTGGCCAACTTCTTCTTGGCAGAGCCCTACTCTTACGATGATGGCAATAACTAGACGAGCATGTATTGAATCAATCAAGAATCAGTCATAG
- a CDS encoding pentapeptide repeat-containing protein, whose product MISRLLSLWIIFLILFAPTQSSFASIDYGKQTLVGEDFSKLDLKGATFYLTNLQDADLSGSDLEGASLFGAKLLNSNLSNANLHNATLDSAVFEGTNLENAVLEDAFVFNARFSDVNIQGSDFTNVILRNQDLSYLCSIANGTNPVTKRKTKDTLQCN is encoded by the coding sequence ATGATTTCTAGACTCCTATCATTATGGATCATTTTCTTGATTTTATTTGCCCCTACACAATCTAGCTTTGCTTCTATTGATTACGGTAAGCAAACATTAGTTGGAGAAGATTTCTCTAAATTAGACTTAAAAGGTGCTACTTTCTATTTAACAAATCTCCAAGATGCAGATCTTTCTGGTAGTGATTTGGAAGGAGCCAGTTTATTTGGAGCCAAATTGCTAAATTCTAATTTGTCAAATGCCAACCTTCATAATGCAACTCTGGATTCTGCGGTCTTTGAAGGAACTAATTTAGAAAATGCAGTTTTAGAAGATGCATTTGTATTTAATGCAAGATTTAGCGATGTTAATATTCAAGGAAGTGATTTTACTAATGTAATTCTTAGAAATCAAGATTTATCTTATTTATGCTCAATAGCAAATGGTACAAACCCTGTAACCAAGAGAAAAACAAAAGATACCCTACAATGTAATTAG
- the nrdJ gene encoding ribonucleoside-triphosphate reductase, adenosylcobalamin-dependent, giving the protein MALACVILTDIKILSLAASKQKIERNSSIDPDVTQAFPATAPAANPVFYRTYSRKTPSGRESWEQVSSRNLQGLLRLGSLTNEEVALMAQMQTEKKALPSGRWLWIGGTDWINKEKNFSGAYNCTSTNLVDWEAFGLMMDLAMMGCGTGAIIEPHLINKLPIILNPINIKSVSEIGITEAENRKEKTSSTVKGNNVLIKVGDSRRGWVDSYQALLQISSDPQFKGETVEVTIDLNDVRPAGESLKGFGGMANPVKLKDLYPRVAGILSRGLGRQLTSVECCLLIDEAAVTIVAGNIRRSAGMRQFSSNDSLATSAKENLWEQDSDGNWRIDPERDALRMANHTRVYHTRPTLKEINDAVVKQFHSGEGAIQFAPEAIARSNADILTTKELREEFIEIYCEQGRVEASKWLQDNYGPINSAEMEHRLGRYGLNPCGEILGADFHCNLAEVHLNQISPSDKEGQEKAFKAAGLSVACLLNHRFEVDRYRESRALDPIVGVSFTGLFDFFVHAFGTPWLKWWEKGRPNSEQGESFKKQEADYLKRWKNIVNQTVWDYCDKHNLRRPNRCTTVQPAGTKSLLTGAAPGWHPPKAQRFIRRITFRKSDPVAMACMDYGYTIVPSQSDKDENGRLLDNPFDPRCTEWLVEIPTEVSWANIPGADEIEINNFSALAQFDFYMQVQSHYTDHNTSATIEFRENEIGPLSEAIYNSIKANKGYISAALLARFDANATFPRLPFEPIDSKTYERLQSEVIQRRVSNDFFEALSLYDQGELTEAGPAGCDSDKCLLPLAKPQK; this is encoded by the coding sequence ATGGCGTTAGCCTGCGTAATACTTACAGACATAAAGATTTTGTCACTAGCTGCTAGCAAACAAAAAATTGAACGCAATTCTTCAATTGACCCAGATGTTACTCAAGCTTTTCCAGCAACAGCTCCTGCTGCCAACCCTGTTTTCTATAGGACTTACAGTCGCAAAACCCCTTCTGGTAGAGAAAGCTGGGAACAGGTAAGTTCAAGAAATCTTCAAGGACTTCTTCGACTTGGAAGCCTGACAAATGAAGAAGTGGCTTTGATGGCTCAAATGCAAACCGAAAAAAAAGCCCTTCCATCTGGACGTTGGCTTTGGATTGGCGGAACTGATTGGATTAATAAAGAGAAAAATTTCTCAGGTGCATACAATTGCACTTCAACCAATCTTGTTGATTGGGAAGCCTTTGGCCTGATGATGGATTTAGCGATGATGGGATGTGGTACAGGCGCCATAATTGAACCTCATTTAATCAATAAACTGCCCATCATTCTTAATCCAATAAACATAAAATCTGTATCAGAGATAGGAATTACAGAAGCAGAAAACAGAAAAGAGAAAACAAGTTCTACTGTCAAAGGGAACAACGTATTAATTAAAGTAGGAGATAGCAGAAGAGGATGGGTAGATAGCTATCAAGCCCTATTGCAAATAAGTAGCGACCCTCAATTCAAAGGTGAAACAGTTGAGGTGACTATTGATTTAAATGATGTTAGGCCTGCAGGTGAATCTCTAAAAGGCTTTGGAGGAATGGCAAACCCAGTAAAGTTAAAGGATTTATATCCTCGTGTTGCAGGAATTCTTTCCAGAGGCCTAGGCAGACAACTGACTTCTGTTGAATGCTGCCTACTTATTGACGAAGCAGCGGTGACGATAGTTGCTGGAAATATTCGTAGAAGCGCAGGAATGCGTCAATTTTCATCAAATGATTCTCTTGCTACTTCTGCAAAAGAAAATCTATGGGAACAAGATTCAGATGGAAACTGGAGGATAGATCCTGAAAGAGATGCTCTTAGGATGGCAAACCATACTCGTGTTTATCACACGCGTCCAACACTTAAGGAAATCAATGATGCAGTTGTAAAGCAATTTCATTCAGGAGAAGGCGCTATTCAATTTGCGCCGGAAGCTATAGCTCGTTCAAATGCCGATATTCTTACAACAAAAGAGCTTCGTGAAGAATTCATTGAAATCTATTGCGAGCAAGGACGAGTAGAGGCCTCAAAATGGTTACAAGATAATTATGGGCCTATAAATTCAGCGGAAATGGAACACCGCCTAGGAAGGTATGGACTTAATCCATGTGGCGAAATCCTTGGGGCGGATTTTCACTGTAATCTTGCTGAAGTACATCTAAATCAAATCAGTCCTTCTGATAAAGAAGGTCAAGAAAAAGCATTCAAAGCCGCAGGCCTATCTGTAGCATGCCTACTTAATCATCGTTTTGAAGTCGATCGTTATAGAGAAAGTCGAGCTTTAGATCCAATTGTTGGAGTTAGCTTTACAGGTTTATTTGACTTTTTTGTTCACGCCTTTGGTACTCCTTGGCTCAAATGGTGGGAAAAAGGAAGACCCAACTCAGAACAGGGTGAAAGCTTCAAAAAGCAAGAAGCAGATTATTTAAAAAGATGGAAGAACATTGTTAACCAAACAGTATGGGATTATTGCGATAAACATAATTTACGTAGACCTAATAGATGCACAACAGTCCAGCCAGCAGGCACAAAAAGTCTATTAACAGGCGCAGCGCCTGGATGGCATCCGCCAAAAGCTCAAAGATTTATTAGAAGAATTACTTTTCGAAAAAGTGACCCAGTAGCAATGGCATGTATGGACTATGGCTATACAATCGTTCCTTCCCAATCTGACAAAGACGAAAATGGCAGGCTATTAGATAATCCATTTGATCCGAGATGTACTGAATGGCTAGTTGAAATACCTACAGAAGTCAGTTGGGCAAACATACCTGGAGCAGATGAGATTGAGATCAACAATTTCTCAGCCCTAGCTCAATTTGATTTTTATATGCAAGTTCAAAGTCATTACACCGATCACAACACCTCTGCAACAATAGAATTCAGAGAAAACGAAATAGGTCCTTTATCAGAGGCTATTTACAACTCAATAAAGGCCAACAAGGGTTATATCTCAGCAGCATTACTTGCAAGATTCGACGCAAATGCTACTTTCCCTCGATTGCCTTTTGAGCCCATAGATTCAAAAACATATGAAAGGCTTCAATCAGAAGTAATTCAAAGAAGAGTCAGCAATGATTTCTTTGAAGCTCTTAGTCTTTATGACCAAGGTGAATTAACAGAAGCCGGTCCCGCCGGTTGCGATTCTGACAAGTGCTTGCTCCCACTAGCCAAGCCACAGAAATAA
- a CDS encoding class I SAM-dependent methyltransferase — translation MQRVTEPELMLAPDQVQAYAEADFSSSEASMLSEVDLLIRDRGMHIDRKKLIVDLGCGPGNITQRLADQWPEAKVLGLDDSPEMLMYARKKQKEKISFLERITYKKINISQIANGDFPFRECADLVVSNSLIHHIHDPLIFIKALKNISKHGAIHFHRDLRRPSSLEEALAIKQKHLPTAPSVMEKDFIASLKAAYTSREISQYLKDSELNSFKVVEVDDRYLDVFGVII, via the coding sequence GTGCAACGTGTTACAGAACCAGAGCTGATGTTGGCTCCAGATCAAGTTCAAGCTTATGCAGAAGCTGACTTTTCTTCCTCTGAGGCAAGCATGCTCTCAGAAGTTGATTTGTTAATAAGAGATAGAGGTATGCATATAGATAGAAAGAAATTGATAGTTGACCTTGGTTGCGGTCCAGGGAACATAACGCAAAGGCTTGCTGATCAGTGGCCTGAAGCCAAGGTATTAGGACTTGACGATTCTCCTGAAATGCTGATGTATGCAAGGAAAAAGCAAAAAGAAAAGATTTCTTTCTTAGAAAGGATTACTTATAAAAAAATTAATATATCTCAAATTGCCAATGGTGATTTTCCTTTTAGAGAATGTGCTGATTTGGTTGTAAGTAATAGTCTTATTCATCACATACATGACCCTCTGATTTTTATTAAAGCCTTGAAAAATATTTCTAAACATGGAGCAATTCACTTTCACCGTGATTTACGACGGCCGTCAAGTTTAGAAGAGGCTTTAGCTATAAAGCAAAAACATCTTCCAACAGCACCTTCGGTTATGGAAAAAGATTTTATAGCATCTTTAAAGGCCGCATATACATCAAGAGAAATTAGCCAATACTTGAAGGATTCAGAGCTAAATAGTTTTAAGGTTGTTGAAGTAGATGATAGATATCTAGATGTATTTGGCGTAATAATTTAA